The sequence below is a genomic window from Prinia subflava isolate CZ2003 ecotype Zambia chromosome 11, Cam_Psub_1.2, whole genome shotgun sequence.
gtgtgGATTGTCTTCCTCTGTTACAGTGATAAGGTTCAAGAAAAATATAACTGCATCAAGGTAGTTGGTGTTTTAAACAGAGATAATTTGGCTAAAGTTCAAGTGTAATACTGGAGCTAAGTAAATAATGTAAGTATATTGTGAATACATAAACTGCAAGGTTAAAGGTTTCTGACCAGCTGGAGGATAAAATTCTAACAGCTTTCAGGATACAAGGAATAAATTAATGTGAGattgacttttttaaaaaatgtgatgTGCAAGTCCATTTGAGATAAACACAAAAATTCTTCAAGGTAAGGCATTTCACTTGTAATTGATTTCCTGAATGTCAGATATGTTTTTCTAGGGCATCTGAAAAGTTTTATCTCTGCTTATAAAAACATTTATGTTAATGCTTTTGGCTGCTGTTGCCTGCCTATTGGGgttgtaatttctttttgttgtttggctttgttttttaaactttagAGATACCGAGCAGGAGATAGCTCATAAAACCTGTTTCCTGTAAGTTTTCTATACTTATATAGAATGGTTTTGTCCTGTTGGCATATTTAAAACAGACTTGAAGTCTCTTGTTTCTGATGGAGACTGCTGGACAGGGTGTGGTGTAAGTTCAGTTCCCAGCATTCTTTGGGGAATTCACTGAACAAATCCCCAGTAACTGGAGGTTTGCAGGGTATTAGTGACACCCTTACTCTCACCACTGTATTTTAGCACAGTGTAAATAGTTGTACCTCTTCCCTGTTCACCAACATTTTGGACTGTTTTGGATAGTAAGAGGTAAATGCAGTAGAGAGTGAGGAACTGCAAGGGTTCAGCAGGGCTTGTGGAATACTTAAAAATGCTTAGTGCAGAAAAGCAGACCAAACCAGGGAAATGTCTTGTCAATGAGCTGAAAAGTGTTATGAAAGGGCAACGATTCTGTGCCCTCTTCACTTATAGTGGTGTAAATTAGGCTTTCGGCAAGGGCTAATGAGATCTATAGAGACTGTTCTAATCCAAATATTGCTGCTGAGGTACTGAAACTGATTAAAGTATGCAAGGCCTGTAGTTTAGAATATGCTGTAGAAGTAGTGGAATACCTTATTTTTCATAACTGAGTTAACTGCATATAAATGATTTACAACTTTAACTATTCGTAAGCACCCCTTTTTAGTCCGTGTTCACTGATTTTGGGTTTGTCAGATTCCAGATAAGCTAAAGATCTTGTATTGTTTTGAGTCTTCTGTATATTGAGCATAAACTGACACCATAACTGTGTGTTGATtaggttttaaaaatagctttatttacaaaatgaaTTCTTCACCCctgattttaaatgtttttatcatGGAACTCTCTGCAGTTGTTCCCACAGTTGTTTATGCAAATTGTGTAGTTGCctaaaagctgtatttttatgCTTCAGCATCAAAACACTTAACTTGATAACTTTAGGCTCCTTATACAGAAATGAATATAGACACCTCCTAGATTAGATTTCAGTCCTAAAACACCAGCTGCTACAAGTGTAGGAAGATCCTATACTTGCAGGACCATCCTGAGTTCTGTAAGGCAGATGTGATGTCTGGTTGAAAAGGTGTTAAGTTTTCCAAAGGCCTGTCTGACAAATTCCAACAGTACATTGTCTGGTACAGGTGCCTTAGATTCCCTGGGTGTTTCTGGTGGTCTTCTGTCAGTAATTAAAGTGCCTCAAATTGCAATACTCAGTAAAAGGGAAAGTCCCAAGGTTTTTCTGTGAGTTCCACTGATGTGAAGTTCAGGCATCTGAATGTCCTCGTGCTCACTGGTCAGATCACTGAACTTGAATTAGAAGACTGAGGAATGTTTGTGTTAAACTGTTGGTGAAGAAAATGGACCAAATGCATCACCCTGTTGACAAAGCTCTCTGTGCAGTAGGCTCATAAACAGCCTGCTTCAGCCTGGACCAGTTTTACTTGATTGaacattttattctgatttGTTGTCCAGATGATGGAGCCTTCTGCATTGTTGCTTGTAACCACTGCTCTTGTCTCAGTTGTTAAGGGGCAGTGCTTTCAGCAGCCACACTTGTATTTCTGCATTTGATTGAAATTATGGTGTACATGCTTCTGATGAGGAAAATTCCAGCTATGACTGTGAAGTAGCTGCCATAAATGAGAAACTGGGAAATGGAGGTGGAGAAGAAGGAAAGTTAACCAGCAAAAACAGTTTTTGATTCTAAGGGATGTCCCTCCACTGCTCCCCTCCCTGTCACCTGTGTTCAGAATGACCCAATATTGAGAGGAATCAAAAAGTCTGCTTGTCTTGACACTACAGAAATTCTGTGGTTctaagagagggagagagagtgTTCTGTTATGTACTTCCCCACCTCAGTAGGGGAGGACAGCTGTCCTGCACTGTGTCTCTTCTCTGGAAACATAAAAAATTAGAGACTTAGACTCATTCAGTGTCTAAGTTtcaactaattttaaaaaattaagggGGAATTGCAATGAGTTAATTTTCAGAATTACAGTAACTTTAAAGATGCGTCCACTGTAACTATGTAACTTAGAATTACCCTAGTAATAGCCCCATAGATTGTCTTTCATCTGGCTTCCTGCTTCTGGTTAGGGTATTTTGACTATCAGCTTGTGAATAGTAAGCCTTTAACTTAAAGAATACCCACAGTAATACATGGTCGCCTTTCCCCTCTGTTCTGTGAACACAGAATGTTTTCCAGTCATCCCAGTACTGGGAGGCCTAGAGGACAAGCAGGTTGTAGTAGTTCAAGCCAGTTCACTTTAATTTAACTGTTTTCCAGGTGAGTAACTGTCCCAAGCTTGCACATTACTGCAGGCTGATCTTGGAGTAGAACCACCTGCTTTTGAAGGAGAGTAGGGAACTAAGCAGTGGGACTCAGAGGCTTACCTGAGTGCTGATATCCAGTCCCAGACCTCTTGAATCTACTACAACAACAGTTAAAATCGTCTGCATCACCAGTGCAACAAAGTTGTTGAAGCCAAATATCAAAGCATAACGCTCCATGCTGAGGTTGACTGCAATCTGAAACCTGACAAGGAATACACAGGTTCACAAAACAGGAGAgcaaggatggatggatgcactTCACTTATGGGAACAGATAATGTGCACCGGTACTCTTCAAAGGACAAGATCACTTCAGTCCTGGCTATTAAGCTTGAACAGCttcatttttactgaaattccctggggttttttctggcTTTATGACTTTTGTGCATCTTATTTACCCTTGGCTTGAGTGAATATTTTTGCTAAGTACTCATTGGAGTATATTCATTGGATCTCTGTGAGAATACTTGTACAATGATCATTGAACAGCCAAGTGCAGAAGCTAGCTTGTTCTGACTTGGAGTGTACTATGCTAATGGTTAGGTTATATAATTTTACCCAGTTTTATACAGGCTAGAAACAAATATGCTGCTGTCATAACCTATTTAAGTTTATATCTAGAGAAATGCCCAGTAAAATATtgataaatacaaaaatttgaCAGATTTAAATCAGTATAGTTAGAACAGCTGCGTGGTGTACTTACGTTGCTATTGTTATAAGGAGCATGTAGCAAGCTTTAAATGCAAGGTAACCAGCATAACATGCCCAGATGTTGTCAGTGAAGTGCATAAGAAGCAGAGAACCAGCATCCAGTGCAGAGAAAATTGCCAAAGCCAGTTCTCCAGAGAGATCCCAGTTTACTTTGACGTATCCAACTGCCATGGATGTTGCTGAACCTGAAAGGTGGAAAGTAGTagttaaaatttcaaaacattatCATTGAGAGCCATTGCATAACTCATTGGATCATGCCAGGAGCTCTTCAGTCTTGGTCACAGTGGGCTTTGGTAATGGTGTGGATTATATTTCCTGTTAGGGATGTGGGAATCTTTGGTTAGTTTGCATGTTTTCGTCCTTAGACCCTTCACTGCCGTGCTCTGGGAAAGTGCCTCATGCCTAaagctggaggcagcagtgcaCAATCTATTGTTGCTGTTTTTAGACAACTATGAGCAAAGAGAAGAACAATCCCACCAAGCATTTCTGACAATATATGTATAATGTGTTTAGTTTCTTCATGTGAAGttctttatggaaagaaaatctttagCACCTCATGCAtgctttttttaatggaagtgTCTTTTCAGTTTCTGGTGAAAAGCCTTATGAACTGCATTTGTCAATGCCTTAATGGCCATGTAGCAAAACCCTTACTTGAGTCTATTTACAGTGTAGCAAACCCCATGTTCTCGGGCTGGCTAGCACAAAAACTGGACTTTGTTTGTATGTGTTCTTCCTCAGAATTCCAAAAATTGGAACAAACCAACCCCTTTGGTCCATCCCTACCGTGAGCAGTGGTTCCCAGTGCTGTGAGTGCCTTCTGTACTCTGAAATTGTGTCAAGTGCCAGAGGGCGTAAGTGCAAGAAAGCCTTTGGGAACAGTGCTCAGAGCAGTAGTCAGAAGTTCGGTAGTAGCTTCAGTAAAATGGGTTTTCATGCTCATTGCAGGGAGGAAGAGTACACTGACACTTCCCTGTAGAAGTGTGCGATACAGCTCCTGGAATATAGGGGGAGACAGCTATATAAATGTACAGCTCAAAAAGGAGGCTGTATTAGTGCTGCCCAGCTTAGTTtcacttccttctccttcctccaccATATCCTTCTCTTCTGTGGCTAAAGAGAAATGGAATTCAAGTGGACCAGGTAACTACTGAGAGGcagaatggctgaggttggaaaagagaTGGAGATCCCATGGCCCTGCTAAAAGCTGAGTGAGCTAAAGGAAGTTGCTCAGAATGCTGTCTAGGTTTTGACTCCAGGAGTGAGAGTCCACACCTCTGGCCAACCTGCTCCTGTTTTAAATCACCCTTGGGATTAAAATGTTCTTCTGTGTTCAAGTGGAACTTCGCTTTattttgtcctgtcactgggctcCACTGGGAAGAGCCTGGTTCCATCCTCTTtactccttcccttcctctatACACATTAATAAGATTCTTTGCTTTTCAAGGGTAATCAATTACTCAGCCTTGTCACATCACAGAAATGGTTTCACAAAATATTCtaaattggaagggacccacaaggatcatcaagtccagctctgaAGTGAATGGCCCATGCAGGGTTGAGTACACAACCTTTGTTGTGGCAAACTTGCCAATCAGGATACAGATGCAGTCACAGAATATTTGTTGAGGAGCACTTAGACTGGAATGATTTTTAATCCAGTTTCTAAAAAGACAATTTCACAGCATGCTCTGAGTAGTATTTAGGGCAGTCTATTTGCTAACATGATCTTTTAATTCTTAAGCCAGCCAGCTTAAGGTGTATTTGAGGGAGGAATATGAAAGATACTGCACAGGGTTTTGGTGTGCTTACTTGGGGTTAAATACATGGTCTAAACAGAGCTGTAAACTTACAACTCCTAAAACAGAATGAGTCTCTAGGAATGAAAAGCttatttatatatgtttttaaagaCTGTTTTTGAAGATCCCACTCTGTAGAGGTTTATAGTATAATCATGCTTAGTGCAATGTTTCTCAGTCTGTTTACTTTAGTCCTCATAGGAGATGGAAGGGCACCAAACACGTTGCTGAAGAATCCCTCAGCACAGAGTGGATTACAAGTACCTGCTAATGATTGCTTACCCAGAAAAGTTGCTATTGCTTCCACAGCTCCGTTGTACACGGCCGAGCTGTGGGAGGGCGCTCGCAGGTCCCACAGCACCTGCACATAATTCACCACCTGGTTGAAGCCGGCCGTGGCCAGAGCCCACCACAGGGACCAGCAGAGGAGGCTGCGGGAGCCGTAGCAGTCCCTCaggtccctgcccagctgcagcagcacgcCCAGCACGGGGCCGTGGGGCCCGGCGCTCCcggccgggggctgcgggctcGGGGCCCCGGCAGCAGCACCGGGGCTCGTCTCCTCCCGGCAGGGCCCTTGCGCAGGGCCCGGCAGGGGCTCGGCGGCCTCTCTCCTGTGGAAGAACATGCTCCGCTGGGGCGCGGGCAGGAACAGCGCGCACAGCAGCGCCAGCGACACGGAGGCCAAGGTGATGGCGTTGAGGTAGAAGTAGGAGACGCCTGCCAAGGACAccagcagctgtcccagcaCGGCGGCCACGGTGGCCGCCACCAGAGTGACGCTCCGGCAGTAGCTGGTGACCCGCTGGTAGTGCTGGCTGCTGACCACGCTGTAGATGTAGGCGTAATAGGCCACCTCGGTGGCTGTGACCATGCCGTAGAAGAACTCCACCAGCTGCATGGCCAGCACTCCGTgagcaaagagcagcaggagccaggtgACGATGAGGCTGAcgccctgcaggagcagcacggGCTTGTAGCGCACATAGTCCGTGAGCAGGAACACCGGGACAAGGAGAGCAAGGTACGAGTATGTCCAAACGGGCAGGACCTGGTTGGTAACCTGGAACAgaataaaagaggaaatattagacaaacagccccagcccctcaaaTGTTTCCAATACCCTTTTTGATGGTTTTTTATGATTTTACTGCTGCAACCACATAATTGTGATGACTGGAAACACTGAATTGTGTGAAGAGTGCAGGCTTAAACTGCTTTAAGTTACAAGACTACACTATGTAAGGACCAAAGACAGTGATGCGATGCTCCACTAAAGAAACAGATAGATTGgcttaaaaattaattccagtAAAGGCCTATGAAGAAGGCAGGTTTTGATGTGCAGCTGTTTAAAGCAATTGTAACTCTGTGTCAGAGGTAAGTCTGTCTAGTTTCAAATCCTATTCCCTACAGTAGCTGAAAGTGAAGGCCTTTTAACTTTTTATCTAAGTCATTGTATGCCTTTGGGGTCACCTCTTTCCCTTGTTAGGTATAGAAGTGGAAAAAAGCATGTGCCCCTTACAATGGGGAACTGGAACTGCACATAGTGTGTAGCTGCTACTAGGGTACTGCACCCTCTATAGCTTTTTTCCGATTTAAAGTGTAAGGAGTAAGGAAGTCTTTCAGTAAGTTTAAGTTGGACTTCAATGCATAGATGGCCTGAGAAgaaattctctctcttttttctgaaacagttctaatttgggttggaaggtgCTGTTTCTGCTTGTCACTAAAGCTCTGTGCTTGCCTGGGCAGTTTGGGCACATCTGGGGAAGGTATCCCTCTTTTAGATGCACATCACAAAGCGACCTTTTTCTGTAACTCCAAGTTGCCTGTTTTGGGGAGGTCTTGCCCAGTAATTGGGCCTGCTGAGGTGTCCATTCCTGATCTCTGCTTAACCAATTAAACTAGAAAGGAATTGTATCAAATGCTGGAGAAATACTTTTCACTTCTGAACAGGTACTGGAGTGAGTTGCATGGTGAGCAGCAGGTTCACTGTATCTTTCTGTGTgacttcttttgtttctctgaacTTAGAATTACCTCATGGAATTAACTCACTGGAGGTGAGTGTGGCTGAAAGAGACAATATCTGTACTATGCTTGGTTTTGAGTTAAGGATTCTTGCTGAAATCAGAATTAAGGCATTCTATGATGCTATCTGTGTGATCTATATaagaaataatgttttcctttgtggttaaaaaaataataataaaagggGGGAGAAAAAGACTCCCTGACAACCTAAACCACAAATGCCTTTTTTTAGCAGAAACCTTGGGTTCACAGTGTGCTGGTAGATTCTGTCTTAAGATTTGGTACTGCACATCAGGAATGACTGTTCTTCATATTAGCTGTATGTGGGTGTAGCAAGCCTGTGTTTTCTAATTATACCGTTAGCTCTGTgttcagagctctgtgtcagcCACGTGTTCACCATTTCTCCTTTTGTTGGGAGGTGTACTCCTGAAGcagccagtgctgagcacaggagcAGTGCAAGGAAACTTGGAGTGCATGcttttgtcaaaaaaaccctgtttttcTGAATGTGAACCTAACCTCAACAGGTTAAGGAATACATGAAATATAGGGAATGTAGGAAATAAACTTGACAGCTCATAAGGAGAAGGCTGCTTAGCTTTCTTACGTTTTGAAATCAATGCTGTCAGTGTAATCAATTCCATGGTAAGTATAAATGGATGTCTCCTCTGGGGTGGACAGAGGAACTAGCAGACGTGATTTTGCCAAAGATATCAACCACCAAAGGGGTTTCAAAGTCCTAAGAATGTAGGGACTTTAAAGTTCAGACCTCTTGCCAAAGAGGTGAATCTTTACTCTTTTCCAGAAGCATCTTAAATACAGGTCTCTAGATAAAATATTCACACTTCATCTTCTCTTCAGTTACTGCCCTGCGGCCTAATGCTTTTTAGTTACTGGTTAAGAGAATAGTTATGTACCTCTTCAATCGTTAGATTTTTATCTGGTCCCGTTAGATAGGGGGTGAGAAAAGATTCTGATGGCCTCATTGTGGTGAAAAATCCATTTGCACAGATGATCACTGTGGGATAAATCCAGCTGTGGCTTACAGCTCCCTTCCAGCAATCCATAGTCTACctagatgaaaaaaaagatgGCAAAGGAAGAATAGATGTTCTTCAGAGTTgataaaaattcattttcaagTTTACTTTTTAACTAAACCTACACTCACTCCCCTGAAGCCATAACCACCAGTGAGGGCTGTGGTGGTGGCATCCAGTGCAACTGGACTTTGGGGGACAGGTGGCAGTGTGACACCCAAGGTTGCCCGCAGAGGTGACTCAGTTGTCTGGCTGGTGTGCAGATGAACCAAACCACTGATCTCAGCTCTCCTGCACTGAGCTGCACGCCTGGATCTCATTttaggcagggacacctcttGCACTTAGACTCCTGAGGCTGAGATTCTTTACTGCAACACATTCTTGGTCAGTGACTAACATTATGCTCAGCCTTGAAACCTTGACTAAGCTCTTATAAAGGACTTATTGCACATATTGTGTCATCCTTTAGAGGGAAGCAGTTGACCAAATCTGGGACTAGGAGTGGGTGTAAGCTGCCCCCAGGCTCCTTTCTGAGAGGAGTTTAAAGCCCAATGACTTAGCAGGAGGGTCTCTCTGACAGTTTTACCCAGTTCTGTCATCTCTGCACTAAGTCAAGCACACATTTGTGTTGAGTCTTGTTAAACCACTGTCACATTTACCACTGAACTTTGTTACATGGATAAATGGCATTGTTGCTTCTGTCTTGGGAGTGAAGTTTGTGGTTCTAGCTGTGTCACGTGCCTGAGCCAGTGTTCCCTCACTGAACCTGCCTGCATCACAAGCAGGCTTGTAAATGAGCAACTGGGATCAAGGACCATGGGCCCTGGTAAAGTCTCTTTGGTCTGTCAAAGGTTGTTTGTAGTGACATGCTTAGGGCTGAGCTGTAGCAGAAGAATAAAGTTCCATTACAGTCTCATTTCTGAAGAAATGAGTGGTGAACTGTGAGATTACAGCTCATTCTGTGTGCTCAAGgtgcttttcttctgcagtctGAGTACCCAGTGACACAATGACAGTGCAAGAGTTCTTGATGGCAGTAAAAGCCATCAGGCAACTCAACCCATTGCAACCTCAGTTTCTTCAAAATGCTTTAACATTCACCATGTTTCTTGCACTCCAGTCACTGGAGAGGGTAAAGAAAGTTGAAGAAACTAGTGGTACCTAGTGGTACCCACTCAGACTTAGGAGAGCGATTGATTTCACTTTTGAAAGTGATgaccaaaaggaaaaggaggcttGTTTCTTCAGTGTAGTTGGCAGCAAAAAGAAGTATAAagagatttgattttttaagtttattttgttttgtgttaaaGAGTCAGTTGCTCTGAAAACAAGTAAAACAGTGTTTTCAATCATAagcaaatgaaagcaaagcaCTAGCTGATATTTAATCATGCTGCTACAAGAAGCAATTGTTGAATTCCACTCTGTGGCAGGCAATTTTGAAACAGTGCATCTACTTGCACTATAAGATGGTATTCATTAAAACTTGGtataaatcatattttataAAGACAACATTTCTGTGACCTCAGAGGAATTCTAGAGAAAGCAGCCCTAACCTTGTAACTTGATTTATATAATTGCCTCTGTCATCTTTTTCTTATaaataattgtaaataaaatagaGTCTCTAGTATGCTTAACTCAAGACCTTATTAGAAATgtgttaaaaatataaaaattaagcCCTGGGCTGATCAGTAACATCTGCATAAATCTTGTATCACCTCCAAATGCACTGAGCAAGTGAGTAGCTCCCAAATAACTCCGAAAGTGATGAATTACCTGTCAAGGCTCTGGCTGTGGTGCATTTCCTGTGGATTAAGGTCCAGTTCTTCCTAGGGTGACTTTGTCTTGCAGAGAAGTCAGAAACCACCCTTTAGGGCTGGTGGTAGTCAGAAATTTCTGTAATCTTTTTTCCAAGAAGTTCTTTCTAAGCATGATAAAATGTTATCAGAATTTAAATAATAACAACTTGTCATAGCTATTCTTTCTTGCAGAACTGGTCCATGAA
It includes:
- the LOC134556100 gene encoding thiamine transporter 2-like; amino-acid sequence: MDCWKGAVSHSWIYPTVIICANGFFTTMRPSESFLTPYLTGPDKNLTIEEVTNQVLPVWTYSYLALLVPVFLLTDYVRYKPVLLLQGVSLIVTWLLLLFAHGVLAMQLVEFFYGMVTATEVAYYAYIYSVVSSQHYQRVTSYCRSVTLVAATVAAVLGQLLVSLAGVSYFYLNAITLASVSLALLCALFLPAPQRSMFFHRREAAEPLPGPAQGPCREETSPGAAAGAPSPQPPAGSAGPHGPVLGVLLQLGRDLRDCYGSRSLLCWSLWWALATAGFNQVVNYVQVLWDLRAPSHSSAVYNGAVEAIATFLGSATSMAVGYVKVNWDLSGELALAIFSALDAGSLLLMHFTDNIWACYAGYLAFKACYMLLITIATFQIAVNLSMERYALIFGFNNFVALVMQTILTVVVVDSRGLGLDISTQFLIYGSYFTVIAGIFLIRSMYTIISIKCRNTSVAAESTAP